In the Leishmania panamensis strain MHOM/PA/94/PSC-1 chromosome 30 sequence genome, one interval contains:
- a CDS encoding hypothetical protein (TriTrypDB/GeneDB-style sysID: LpmP.30.2480): MSGGGDVCSGTVAVCGLQYTTSPSLPSAVKAARDIMLTSSSTFPSIPGVRGSCTTGATAHSTASTRLDPFPQSTLQLYHSYYGSLRGTEPAMLATNGGGRSAEWAGSLTLPDDLSGIGPSARRLLQLDAAHQHQQRAKKGESKKTPGAPAVLPVASRSLPTQLGRSRAVATDSATAAAFSSMAPLPVSAQKFMSGTQNAVHASTATSHHWEHTIAARPLMLSSNITNRVHGGGGGGTSTIPAAAAPPPLVTQLQCYIKREIVLNSGGAAIPSAMNQLSPYREAFRALSSAFPAYASLLNDIQCAYDNAIQAQAELLTDAYSAAAERHVERMTYQEKAAALHQQVSTLQAELSEMAKTLESRAHVEGEQQQVTMQKSRTSRTTDALELRRELEAANERVSQLTHSSQIDLEKILVLIGAVRECDRRLKDYERLVTSVMGQVSELDEFKRIAGEAQTELQQFRNKYSDYVPAADFYLTREYLAGELKAAQLTTRRWRRTAAVRGTQLEVMQGRLSTLEEDRESLVKALAVATAMPSGGEAHASSTETVLTPRPSWKRLYEQYPELAGYAADVGHLTTELDRDDDDVDGVANEDHSAARRTSTTSIFALDLPTVKGPKETRLQVKYLVQRIVTLEGLLRTQRPEQPLRHPSRAEVVEDGHASMDTARANSEKASQEVSLATKDKAVDPSAMLQHRNSRRHHSVGDPFHNTASAAIDGAAVPRLAPPLELPLLGLGYGMQIPLCWRASGVLPRRPVAPSTILSLVYHFFFDVLPTYLDQEDKVQQTLDSDGTPVQGGTDDLALLLYELLQSEMQIHEDLQAYDSVAHLMMNLERDGEKWEWFSDALHLFLWIANGVMPPRIGVDAAVVVAQVKRDIRALAKELQTSRVRRQALSECLQPVLELKTAAEIAELRAALGGEATFNANVLCSDTHLFMQVLLVQECRAGMDLYVSFLRALTVRANLMTRSDSRAATAGSVAAAPKGARGFKAPSMAQLAEGDRVLSLEDVSAAILEVEPRTPEVMLRELSLNAVGSALSVPTLGDTIASKTDVSEEPSVVVRLSDMERAIRVAPLIRHTVRSSKEDWVL; the protein is encoded by the coding sequence ATGAGCGGGGGTGGTGATGTGTGTAGCGGCACAGTGGCGGTGTGCGGGCTGCAGTACAccacctcaccctctctcccttcagCAGTCAAAGCGGCGCGCGATATCATGCTGACGTCGTCCTCAACGTTTCCGTCGATTCcaggggtgaggggaagTTGCACGACAGGGGCGACAGCACACAGTACCGCATCGACCCGTCTGGACCCTTTTCCGCAAAGCACCTTGCAGCTGTACCACTCGTACTACGGATCTCTTCGAGGCACTGAGCCGGCCATGCTAGCGACCAACGGTGGTGGTAGGAGTGCCGAGTGGGCTGGCTCCTTGACCTTGCCTGACGACCTCTCTGGCATCGGTCCCTCGGCGCGGCGCCTGCTTCAGCTGGATGCTGCAcatcagcaccagcagcgggcaAAGAAGGGCGAATCAAAGAAGACGCCAGGCGCGCCGGCTGTTTTACCAGTAGCGTCTCGTAGTCTTCCCACGCAGTTGGGCAGGTCGAGAGCAGTCGCCACTGattcagcgacagcggcagcgtttTCTTCTATGGCGCCCTTGCCGGTGTCAGCGCAAAAGTTCATGAGCGGCACGCAGAACGCCGTCCACGCCAGCACCGCTACCTCGCATCACTGGGAGCACACCATCGCCGCTCGCCCTCTCATGTTATCTTCCAATATCACCAACCGcgtccacggcggcggcggcggtggcacctcCACCATtcccgctgccgcagctccaccgcctctggtcacgcagctgcagtgctaCATCAAGCGCGAGATCGTCCTGAacagtggtggcgctgccatTCCAAGCGCAATGAATCAGCTGAGCCCCTACCGTGAAGCCTTCCGCGCGTTGTCTTCTGCGTTTCCTGCGTACGCTTCTCTCTTGAACGACATTCAGTGCGCGTACGACAATGCCATTCAGGCACAGGCGGAGTTGCTCACCGACGCCTactccgccgcggccgagCGGCACGTGGAGAGGATGACGTACCAAGAGAAGGCGGCTGCTCTGCATCAGCAAGTGAGCACGTTACAGGCCGAACTGAGCGAGATGGCGAAAACCCTTGAGTCCCGTGCGCAtgtggagggggagcagcagcaggtgaccATGCAGAAGTCGCGCACGAGCCGCACCACTGACGCGCTAGAGCTGCGCCGTGAGCTCGAGGCGGCCAATGAACGCGTTTCCCAACTGACGCACAGCAGCCAAATTGACCTGGAGAAGATCCTGGTTCTCATCGGTGCTGTGCGGGAGTGTGATCGACGTCTGAAGGACTACGAGCGCCTGGTAACGAGTGTAATGGGTCAGGTGAGCGAACTGGACGAGTTCAAGCGCATCGCCGGTGAGGCCCAGACGGAGCTACAGCAATTTAGGAACAAATACTCGGACTACGTGCCAGCGGCCGACTTTTACCTTACGAGGGAATACCTCGCCGGCGAGCTAAAGGCGGCCCAGCTGACGAcgcggcgatggcgtcgcACTGCGGCAGTGCGTGGCACACAGTTAGAAGTCATGCAAGGTCGCCTTAGCACATTGGAAGAAGACCGGGAATCCCTTGTCAAGGCTCTTGCTGTTGCCACGGCGATGCCTTCTGGCGGTGAGGCACACGCTTCTAGCACCGAGACGGTGCTCACGCCACGTCCGTCGTGGAAGCGACTCTACGAGCAGTACCCAGAATTGGCTGGCTACGCAGCAGACGTGGGGCACCTCACGACTGAGCTGGAccgagacgacgacgacgtggatggcgttgcgaACGAAGATCACAGTGCCGCTAGGAGGACCTCGACTACCTCGATCTTTGCGCTTGATCTGCCGACGGTGAAAGGCCCAAAGGAGACTAGGCTGCAGGTGAAGTACCTCGTTCAGCGCATCGTGACACTGGAGGGACTACTGCGGACGCAGCGGCCGGAACAGCCACTGCGCCACCCTTCCAGGGCAGAAGTTGTGGAGGACGGCCATGCGTCAATGGATACAGCGCGCGCAAACTCCGAGAAGGCCTCGCAGGAGGTCAGCCTTGCAACCAAGGACAAGGCGGTGGACCCCTCTGCGATGCTCCAGCACCGCAACTcccgtcgccaccacagcgTTGGAGACCCGTTTCACaacaccgccagcgccgcgatCGACGGGGCAGCTGTACCGCGCTTGGCGCCTCCTCTGGAGCTGCCCCTGCTTGGGCTTGGGTATGGGATGCAGATCCCGCTGTGTTGGCGCGCGAGCGGCGTTCTGCCCCGCCGCCCTGTCGCCCCTTCTACCATTCTGTCGCTGGTATACCACTTCTTCTTCGATGTGCTTCCTACGTACCTAGACCAAGAGGATAAAGTGCAGCAGACCCTCGACTCGGACGGTACCCCGGTGCAGGGTGGCACCGATGACCTCGCCTTGTTGCTCTACGAGCTACTGCAGTCAGAGATGCAGATACACGAGGATCTGCAAGCATACGACTCGGTTGCTCACCTCATGATGAACCTCGAGAGAGACGGCGAGAAGTGGGAGTGGTTCAGCGACGCCTTGCATCTGTTCCTGTGGATAGCAAATGGGGTGATGCCGCCACGGATCGGTGTAGACGCGGCCGTCGTGGTCGCGCAGGTGAAGCGCGATATTCGCGCCTTGGCGAAGGAGTTGCAGACCTCGCGCGTGCGTCGTCAAGCACTGAGCGAGTGCCTGCAGCCGGTCCTGGAGCTGAAGACGGCAGCCGAGATTGCCGAACTGCGCGCCGCCCTGGGCGGGGAGGCGACCTTCAACGCGAATGTGctctgcagcgacacgcaTTTGTTcatgcaggtgctgctggtgcaggaGTGTCGTGCAGGTATGGATCTCTACGTGTCTTTCCTCCGCGCCCTTACTGTAAGGGCGAACTTGATGACTCGCAGTGATAGTcgtgctgccactgctggctCTGTAGCGGCGGCTCCGAAAGGCGCGCGTGGCTTCAAGGCGCCATCTATGGCGCAACTTGCCGAAGGTGATCGAGTGCTCTCCTTAGAAGACGTGTCTGCTGCCATCCTGGAGGTGGAGCCGCGCACGCCAGAGGTGATGCTGCGGGAACTTTCCCTGAACGCGGTGGGTAGTGCCCTGTCGGTCCCCACTCTGGGAGATACAATAGCATCAAAGACGGATGTTTCCGAGGAGCCGTCGGTGGTGGTTCGTCTGAGTGACATGGAGCGTGCCATCAGGGTCGCGCCGCTCATCCGCCACACTGTACGCAGCTCCAAGGAGGACTGGGTCCTGTGA
- a CDS encoding hypothetical protein (TriTrypDB/GeneDB-style sysID: LpmP.30.2490), with the protein MPKVVCVRRGSDEIDNAIERLDEAKVQLLYSKFPVGSGTFKRNKFIYVQYIGPKCGIVKRGQGINEIANFTTNNIRGVPGFSTTEKTSLSFEFLVRQMRDTFVTDNGNFSMEQIREEYRERLAAEQKMMHREREQAAVVAATARRARRNSAPSVRLAPNPVPPSLKEEEEQRPHSPVELSEKTNRIMASLRQDNGSINWAVFESNLETLTVRAYGRQGIFEMVKNLPDEAWLFGLFRIAFSDGKVRQRRIIFFQWIGSNLKALGRASHTGVYPAMAKALSPFNYEIYLVGRQDLNPQAIIAKSKSAFRTPADRRVGVAQDFLMDSTVFTEENYRQSLVDELAHAEAFEERPKRSHRQTMPIVPDGMEQSLASLAESMTADSPAAHSFSIQETIDLVQANEGGLVWAIFEVQ; encoded by the coding sequence ATGCCTAAGGTTGTATGTGTGCGGCGCGGCTCGGATGAGATCGACAACGCCATCGAACGCCTCGATGAAGCAAAGGTGCAGCTGTTGTACTCGAAGTTTCCAGTAGGCTCGGGCACCTTCAAGCGCAACAAGTTTATCTACGTACAGTACATCGGCCCCAAGTGCGGCATTGTGAAGCGTGGGCAGGGGATCAATGAAATCGCCAACTTTACCACAAACAACATCCGCGGAGTCCCCGGCTTCTCGACGACTGAGAAGACGTCTCTTTCCTTTGAGTTTCTTGTGCGGCAGATGCGCGATACCTTCGTCACCGATAACGGCAACTTCTCGATGGAGCAGATTCGTGAGGAGTACCGCGAGCGGCTagcagcagagcagaaaATGATGCATCGGGAACGAGAACAGGCGGCAGTAGTGGCCGCCACAGCAAGGCGGGCACGTCGCAACTCAGCACCAAGTGTGCGGTTGGCACCGAACCCGGTTCCACCAtcgctgaaggaggaggaggagcagcgcccGCACAGCCCTGTCGAGTTGTCAGAGAAGACAAACCGCATAATGGCGTCTCTACGCCAGGACAACGGCTCGATCAACTGGGCTGTGTTCGAGTCGAATCTGGAGACACTGACGGTGCGGGCCTACGGACGGCAGGGTATCTTTGAGATGGTGAAGAACCTCCCTGACGAAGCGTGGCTGTTTGGGCTCTTTCGCATCGCCTTCTCCGACGGCAAAGTCCGTCAGCGTCGCATCATTTTCTTTCAGTGGATTGGTAGTAATTTGAAAGCATTAGGCAGAGCTAGTCACACTGGGGTCTACCCTGCTATGGCAAaggccctctcccccttcaaCTACGAGATTTATCTCGTTGGGCGGCAAGACCTAAATCCACAGGCCATCATCGCCAAGTCAAAGAGCGCCTTCCGTACGCCGGCAGACCGGCGTGTCGGTGTAGCACAGGATTTCTTGATGGACAGCACCGTCTTTACCGAGGAGAACTATCGCCAATCGCTCGTAGACGAGCTGGCGCACGCCGAGGCATTTGAGGAGCGCCCAAAGAGGTCGCATCGACAGACCATGCCTATCGTTCCTGACGGCATGGAACAGAGCTTGGCTAGTCTGGCGGAAAGTATGACGGCCGATAGCCCGGCGGCGCACAGCTTCTCGATTCAGGAAACGATCGATCTGGTGCAGGCGAACGAGGGAGGCCTCGTGTGGGCCATCTTTGAGGTCCAATAG